In one Dermacentor albipictus isolate Rhodes 1998 colony chromosome 4, USDA_Dalb.pri_finalv2, whole genome shotgun sequence genomic region, the following are encoded:
- the Rlip gene encoding ralA-binding protein 1 isoform X2, with protein MDFESPDVEKDFPGLYASEAVGKGQERDVTYSDDEKVSKKELLIGKLKDKKDKKDKGYVAFEGESSEGEMDESRGKNKKSKAPFKFPGKEKKEKSQKNKESIKLKDSKDAKKDAEKDNKDSKKKKESKVKLVKKKKKAEKAEDPIFGVPLLTALEKNPSDDGIELPAIVRECLDYIEEHGLTCEGIYRMSGVKSTVQQLRAAYNRHEQVCLSEHGPQVVASLLKQFLRELPDPVLTSELGPKFEEAAAIKDETRRVETIQKLIEQLPTPNRLLLSWVFVHMTNVIRMEKHNKMNLQNVSVVLSPSMQISHRVLHALFSHAPIFFKDVKIVKYVKKIQPDSSRQSLDLPETPAAIEEELSQQEQVLSEIHAELNAGLRDPQKEEQLWEVQRVVTQLKRKDDVVGSGEMHATGDLKEEGFKKPATEEAALEASAELLAALRPKLPEEETDPEMQQLRREELELLVQQEELLSLGDELRRKIAAERTEAERLRSEIDEYEKLAKYKQYSVESADGSSSGTEGSESDGEEELKRELAQLMEENKHLSEHAMDLSQKILKEREACVEIKVKMRLLQNEAKMLKV; from the exons ATGGATTTTGAAAGCCCTGACGTCGAGAAAGACTTTCCAGGGCTTTACGCGTCCGAGGCGGTTGGGAAAGGACAGGAGCGAGATGTCACCT ATAGTGATGATGAAAAGGTCTCGAAGAAGGAACTCCTGATTGGCAAGCTCAAGGATAAAAAGGACAAGAAGGACAAGGGATATGTTGCATTTGAAGGAGAAAGCTCAGAAGGAGAAATGGATGAGTCACG AGGCAAGAACAAAAAGAGCAAGGCTCCGTTCAAGTTTCCcggaaaggaaaagaaggaaaaatctCAAAAGAACAAGGAAAGCATCAAGCTGAAAGACTCCAAAGATGCCAAGAAAGATGCAGAGAAAGACAACAAggattcaaaaaagaaaaaggagagcaAAGTGAAActtgtcaagaaaaaaaagaaggcagaaaAGGCTG AGGATCCTATTTTTGGTGTTCCCTTACTGACTGCGCTTGAAAAGAACCCATCTGATGATGGCATTGAGTTGCCTGCTATTGTGCGGGAGTGCCTCGACTACATTGAAGAACATG GTCTGACCTGTGAGGGCATCTACAGAATGTCTGGTGTGAAGTCGACCGTGCAGCAGCTTCGGGCAGCCTACAACCGGCACGAGCAGGTCTGTCTGAGTGAGCATGGGCCTCAAGTGGTGGCCAGCCTGCTGAAGCAGTTCCTCCGTGAGCTGCCAGACCCTGTGCTCACCAGCGAGCTGGGCCCAAAATTTGAAGAAGCTGCTG CCATCAAAGATGAGACAAGACGAGTGGAAACCATCCAGAAGTTGATTGAGCAGCTGCCCACACCTAACCGGCTCCTGCTGTCGTGGGTGTTTGTTCACATGACCAATGTTATCCGCATG GAGAAGCACAACAAGATGAACCTGCAGAATGTCTCTGTTGTGCTGAGCCCGAGCATGCAGATCAGCCACAGGGTTCTCCACGCTTTGTTCTCACATGCACCAATTTTCTTCAAGGATGTGAAAATCGTCAA ATATGTGAAGAAGATCCAACCCGACTCGTCGCGACAATCCTTGGACCTGCCTGAGACACCAGCAGCCATAGAGGAGGAGCTGAGCCAGCAGGAGCAAGTGTTGAGTGAAATACATGCCGAGCTCAACGCGGGCCTCCGGGATCCACAGAAAGAAGAGCAGCTCTGGGAGGTGCAGCGCGTTGTGACGCAGCTCAAGCGTAAG GATGATGTCGTCGGCAGTGGAGAGATGCATGCCACTGGTGATCTCAAGGAAGAGGGATTTAAGAAACCTGCGACTGAAG AGGCCGCATTAGAAGCTTCGGCAGAGTTGCTGGCGGCTCTGCGCCCCAAGCTTCCCGAGGAAGAGACGGACCCTGAGATGCAGCAGCTGCGGCGCGAGGAGCTGGAGCTGCTGGTGCAGCAGGAGGAACTGCTCTCACTGGGTGACGAGCTGCGCCGCAAGATTGCTGCAGAGCGCACTGAGGCTGAGCGTCTGCGCAGTGAGATCGACGAGTATGAGAAGCTGGCCAA GTACAAGCAGTACTCTGTTGAGTCGGCAGACGGCAGCAGCTCTGGAACAGAAGGAAGTGAGAGT GATGGTGAAGAAGAACTTAAACGAGAACTTGCTCAGCTTATGGAAGAAAACAAGCATCTCTCG GAACACGCAATGGACCTGAGCCAGAAGATCTTGAAAGAACGGGAGGCTTGCGTCGAGATCAAGGTCAAGATGCGCTTGCTCCAAAACGAAGCCAAGATGCTGAAAGTCTGA
- the Rlip gene encoding ralA-binding protein 1 isoform X1 yields the protein MDFESPDVEKDFPGLYASEAVGKGQERDVTYSDDEKVSKKELLIGKLKDKKDKKDKGYVAFEGESSEGEMDESRGKNKKSKAPFKFPGKEKKEKSQKNKESIKLKDSKDAKKDAEKDNKDSKKKKESKVKLVKKKKKAEKAEDPIFGVPLLTALEKNPSDDGIELPAIVRECLDYIEEHGLTCEGIYRMSGVKSTVQQLRAAYNRHEQVCLSEHGPQVVASLLKQFLRELPDPVLTSELGPKFEEAAAIKDETRRVETIQKLIEQLPTPNRLLLSWVFVHMTNVIRMEKHNKMNLQNVSVVLSPSMQISHRVLHALFSHAPIFFKDVKIVKYVKKIQPDSSRQSLDLPETPAAIEEELSQQEQVLSEIHAELNAGLRDPQKEEQLWEVQRVVTQLKRKLRVLRQVKKVPVEPTRTDSIEKIDTRLRLPAATEPSALLQPPPEAVATPVVAPPPPTEPAPAKDSSSEQPKATTAKSAPISQVQTEVPAASEMERVVSSIPHQPIPKVAPVISAAPLQEAVIVHQDDVVGSGEMHATGDLKEEGFKKPATEEAALEASAELLAALRPKLPEEETDPEMQQLRREELELLVQQEELLSLGDELRRKIAAERTEAERLRSEIDEYEKLAKYKQYSVESADGSSSGTEGSESDGEEELKRELAQLMEENKHLSEHAMDLSQKILKEREACVEIKVKMRLLQNEAKMLKV from the exons ATGGATTTTGAAAGCCCTGACGTCGAGAAAGACTTTCCAGGGCTTTACGCGTCCGAGGCGGTTGGGAAAGGACAGGAGCGAGATGTCACCT ATAGTGATGATGAAAAGGTCTCGAAGAAGGAACTCCTGATTGGCAAGCTCAAGGATAAAAAGGACAAGAAGGACAAGGGATATGTTGCATTTGAAGGAGAAAGCTCAGAAGGAGAAATGGATGAGTCACG AGGCAAGAACAAAAAGAGCAAGGCTCCGTTCAAGTTTCCcggaaaggaaaagaaggaaaaatctCAAAAGAACAAGGAAAGCATCAAGCTGAAAGACTCCAAAGATGCCAAGAAAGATGCAGAGAAAGACAACAAggattcaaaaaagaaaaaggagagcaAAGTGAAActtgtcaagaaaaaaaagaaggcagaaaAGGCTG AGGATCCTATTTTTGGTGTTCCCTTACTGACTGCGCTTGAAAAGAACCCATCTGATGATGGCATTGAGTTGCCTGCTATTGTGCGGGAGTGCCTCGACTACATTGAAGAACATG GTCTGACCTGTGAGGGCATCTACAGAATGTCTGGTGTGAAGTCGACCGTGCAGCAGCTTCGGGCAGCCTACAACCGGCACGAGCAGGTCTGTCTGAGTGAGCATGGGCCTCAAGTGGTGGCCAGCCTGCTGAAGCAGTTCCTCCGTGAGCTGCCAGACCCTGTGCTCACCAGCGAGCTGGGCCCAAAATTTGAAGAAGCTGCTG CCATCAAAGATGAGACAAGACGAGTGGAAACCATCCAGAAGTTGATTGAGCAGCTGCCCACACCTAACCGGCTCCTGCTGTCGTGGGTGTTTGTTCACATGACCAATGTTATCCGCATG GAGAAGCACAACAAGATGAACCTGCAGAATGTCTCTGTTGTGCTGAGCCCGAGCATGCAGATCAGCCACAGGGTTCTCCACGCTTTGTTCTCACATGCACCAATTTTCTTCAAGGATGTGAAAATCGTCAA ATATGTGAAGAAGATCCAACCCGACTCGTCGCGACAATCCTTGGACCTGCCTGAGACACCAGCAGCCATAGAGGAGGAGCTGAGCCAGCAGGAGCAAGTGTTGAGTGAAATACATGCCGAGCTCAACGCGGGCCTCCGGGATCCACAGAAAGAAGAGCAGCTCTGGGAGGTGCAGCGCGTTGTGACGCAGCTCAAGCGTAAG TTGCGTGTCTTGCGACAAGTGAAGAAGGTTCCCGTGGAGCCCACGCGAACAGACTCTATTGAAAAGATTGACACACGGCTTCGACTGCCAGCAGCCACGGAACCATCAGCTCTGCTGCAGCCGCCACCTGAAGCTGTGGCGACACCAGTTgtcgctcctcctcctcctaccgAGCCAGCCCCTGCCAAGGATTCCTCAAGTGAACAGCCAAAAGCCACAACGGCCAAGTCTGCCCCCATTAGCCAAGTCCAAACTGAAGTGCCAGCAGCTTCTGAAATGGAGAGGGTTGTGTCATCGATTCCACATCAGCCCATCCCAAAGGTGGCACCAGTCATATCGGCAGCTCCTTTGCAAGAGGCAGTCATAGTTCATCAG GATGATGTCGTCGGCAGTGGAGAGATGCATGCCACTGGTGATCTCAAGGAAGAGGGATTTAAGAAACCTGCGACTGAAG AGGCCGCATTAGAAGCTTCGGCAGAGTTGCTGGCGGCTCTGCGCCCCAAGCTTCCCGAGGAAGAGACGGACCCTGAGATGCAGCAGCTGCGGCGCGAGGAGCTGGAGCTGCTGGTGCAGCAGGAGGAACTGCTCTCACTGGGTGACGAGCTGCGCCGCAAGATTGCTGCAGAGCGCACTGAGGCTGAGCGTCTGCGCAGTGAGATCGACGAGTATGAGAAGCTGGCCAA GTACAAGCAGTACTCTGTTGAGTCGGCAGACGGCAGCAGCTCTGGAACAGAAGGAAGTGAGAGT GATGGTGAAGAAGAACTTAAACGAGAACTTGCTCAGCTTATGGAAGAAAACAAGCATCTCTCG GAACACGCAATGGACCTGAGCCAGAAGATCTTGAAAGAACGGGAGGCTTGCGTCGAGATCAAGGTCAAGATGCGCTTGCTCCAAAACGAAGCCAAGATGCTGAAAGTCTGA